One part of the Podarcis muralis chromosome 3, rPodMur119.hap1.1, whole genome shotgun sequence genome encodes these proteins:
- the DYNLT1 gene encoding dynein light chain Tctex-type 1, with product MDELQSAEETAFIVDEVSNIIKEAIEGTIGGNAYLHSKVNQWTTSVVEQILSHLTKLGKPFKYVVTCVIMQKNGAGLHTASSCFWDNSADGTCTVRWENKTMYCIVSAFGLAI from the exons ATGGACGAGCTTCAGTCTGCAGAGGAG ACTGCGTTTATTGTGGATGAAGTAAGCAACATTATAAAAGAG GCCATAGAAGGAACAATAGGTGGCAATGCATATCTGCACAGCAAAGTGAATCAATGGACTACAAGTGTTGTAGAGCAAATTCTGAGTCATCTCACAAAGCTGGGGAAACCTTTCAAATATGTTG TGACATGTGTGATTATGCAAAAGAATGGTGCTGGACTTCATACTGCAAGCTCTTGCTTCTGGGACAACTCTGCTGATG GAACCTGCACTGTGAGATGGGAGAACAAGACTATGTACTGTATCGTCAGTGCCTTTGGACTCGCAATATGA